In Bacillota bacterium, the following are encoded in one genomic region:
- a CDS encoding CdaR family protein — protein MERFLRSNNFARILALFLAIILWLFVTGDKITRSTPSLKVWQDVPLRVENLNQDYVITDIPSAVNITLEGLPEAFEDLPVQELDAYVDLAGKEPGNHLVRVQGRPPRGLNLVLLEPEQVRVTIEEFFSEDFEIEVELSGEPAEGWRFVQYTIDPGEVLVGAPESIFERIDKIILRIDITDMRSIERFDLVPIALDEDGNPVHGLIIDPFVISVRVELERIPEPVVEENDIIE, from the coding sequence ATGGAAAGGTTTTTACGAAGTAACAACTTTGCCAGGATTCTGGCTCTTTTCCTGGCCATCATCCTCTGGCTTTTTGTGACAGGTGACAAAATTACCCGCAGCACTCCGTCCCTTAAAGTATGGCAGGATGTGCCCCTGAGGGTAGAAAATTTAAACCAGGATTACGTAATTACCGATATACCCTCAGCGGTTAATATTACACTGGAAGGTCTGCCCGAGGCTTTTGAAGATCTGCCGGTACAGGAACTTGATGCGTACGTTGATCTTGCCGGGAAAGAACCGGGCAATCACCTGGTGAGAGTGCAGGGGCGCCCACCACGTGGCCTTAACCTGGTCCTGCTGGAACCGGAACAGGTTCGGGTGACAATTGAAGAATTCTTTTCAGAGGATTTTGAAATTGAAGTAGAGCTTAGCGGCGAACCGGCAGAGGGCTGGAGATTTGTTCAGTATACAATTGATCCGGGAGAAGTTTTAGTTGGCGCTCCGGAATCCATATTTGAAAGAATCGATAAGATTATTCTCAGGATTGATATTACCGACATGCGTTCAATAGAAAGGTTCGATCTAGTACCGATTGCCCTCGACGAAGACGGCAACCCGGTTCACGGACTGATAATAGATCCTTTTGTAATATCGGTTCGTGTTGAACTGGAAAGGATCCCGGAACCTGTAGTTGAAGAAAATGATATTATTGAGTAA